A window of Sulfurimonas gotlandica GD1 contains these coding sequences:
- a CDS encoding ORF6N domain-containing protein, producing the protein MNDISVINEETIKNKIYSIRGFQVMLDRDLAELYGVESKRLNEQVKRNIDRFPNEFMFQLTKNELENWKSQFATSNRETMGLRKLPFAFTEQGVSMLSAVLKSDIAVSVSISIMKSFVQMRKFMSNNALVFQRLDSLEQKQFKTDEKVDAILDAIESKELKPKQGIFYDGQVYDAYVFVSDLIKSAKKSIVLVDNYCDESVLTLLSKRDADVKACIYTKNITKELQLDLKRHNTQYQKIELKKFDSSHDRFLILDDKDVYHIGASLKDLGKKWFAFSKLDLDALDILMKLYS; encoded by the coding sequence ATGAATGATATATCAGTTATAAACGAAGAGACTATTAAAAACAAGATTTACTCTATACGTGGATTCCAAGTTATGCTTGATAGAGATTTAGCAGAGCTTTATGGAGTTGAATCCAAAAGATTAAATGAGCAAGTAAAAAGAAATATAGATAGATTTCCCAATGAATTTATGTTTCAACTTACAAAGAATGAGCTAGAAAATTGGAAGTCGCAATTTGCGACTTCCAATAGAGAAACAATGGGGCTTAGGAAATTACCTTTTGCTTTTACTGAGCAAGGTGTTTCTATGTTGTCAGCTGTACTAAAAAGCGATATTGCCGTATCAGTCAGCATTAGTATTATGAAAAGTTTTGTTCAAATGAGAAAATTCATGTCTAACAATGCTTTAGTATTTCAAAGGCTAGATTCACTAGAACAAAAGCAATTCAAAACCGATGAAAAGGTAGATGCTATCTTAGATGCCATAGAGAGTAAGGAGCTAAAACCAAAACAAGGTATCTTTTACGATGGACAGGTTTATGATGCTTATGTGTTTGTATCTGACCTTATAAAAAGTGCAAAGAAAAGCATAGTCTTGGTAGACAACTATTGCGACGAGAGTGTACTTACCCTGCTCTCAAAAAGAGATGCTGATGTAAAAGCTTGCATCTACACAAAGAATATCACTAAAGAGCTACAACTAGACCTTAAAAGACACAACACTCAGTACCAAAAAATAGAACTAAAAAAGTTTGATTCATCACATGATAGATTTCTCATACTTGATGACAAAGATGTTTACCACATCGGAGCTAGTTTAAAAGACCTTGGTAAAAAGTGGTTTGCTTTTTCAAAGCTTGATCTGGACGCTTTAGATATTTTAATGAAGTTATACAGTTAA